A DNA window from Labrys wisconsinensis contains the following coding sequences:
- a CDS encoding type II toxin-antitoxin system RelE/ParE family toxin, producing the protein MRVVVSPEAEADLEQIADYIAQDAPGRALSFIRELRERCEGLADMPLAFPLVPRYEHRGVRRRVHGRYLIFYRVAADRVDVLHILNGAQDYEAILFPMG; encoded by the coding sequence ATGCGGGTTGTCGTTTCACCCGAGGCCGAGGCGGATCTGGAACAGATCGCGGACTATATCGCCCAGGACGCTCCTGGCCGGGCCCTGAGCTTCATCCGGGAGCTGCGCGAACGCTGCGAAGGGTTGGCCGACATGCCCTTGGCCTTTCCGCTCGTACCCCGGTACGAGCATCGCGGCGTGCGACGCCGTGTCCACGGACGCTACCTGATCTTCTATCGTGTCGCCGCCGATCGGGTAGACGTCTTGCATATCCTCAACGGCGCCCAGGACTACGAGGCGATTCTCTTTCCGATGGGCTGA
- a CDS encoding type II toxin-antitoxin system ParD family antitoxin: MASSAELGPRLEAFVTSLVKTGRYNSRSEVIREGLRLVEEREKRLAALDAALERGLAQVDAGQGKPVGEVFDRLEAKYGGRKG; the protein is encoded by the coding sequence ATGGCATCAAGTGCAGAGCTCGGCCCGCGCCTGGAGGCATTCGTCACCAGCTTGGTCAAGACCGGCCGCTACAATTCTCGCAGCGAGGTGATCCGCGAGGGCCTCCGCCTGGTCGAGGAACGCGAGAAGCGCCTTGCGGCTTTGGATGCCGCCCTCGAACGTGGCCTCGCCCAAGTGGATGCAGGGCAGGGCAAGCCGGTCGGCGAGGTGTTCGACAGGCTCGAGGCCAAATACGGCGGCCGGAAGGGCTGA
- the hemW gene encoding radical SAM family heme chaperone HemW, with product MSTSDPRQEPGFGVYVHWPFCLAKCPYCDFNSHVRHGGVDEARFIAAYRREIAHMAAIAPGRTVTSVFFGGGTPSLMAPATVGAVLEAIAGAWTVAPGAEVTLEANPTSVEAERFRGYRAAGVNRVSLGVQAMNDTDLKKLGRMHTVAEAMAAVDIAARSFERYSFDLIYARPDQTPADWSAELDAAIARAAEHLSLYQLTIEPDTVYERLVAAGKLIPMPDEEARVLFDVTRETCEKRGLPAYEISNHARPGAESRHNLVYWRYGEYAGIGPGAHGRLVDPDGQRLALAAERQPEMWLTTVEMEGHGLVETQPLGAEEQGDEYLLMGLRLNEGIDVERFRALRGRPIDAERIRSLTEEGLIERVGNRVRVTRDGFALLDAVVADLAA from the coding sequence ATGTCCACGTCCGACCCTCGCCAGGAGCCCGGCTTCGGCGTCTACGTGCACTGGCCCTTCTGCCTGGCCAAGTGCCCCTATTGCGACTTCAACAGCCATGTCCGCCACGGGGGCGTCGACGAGGCCCGCTTCATCGCGGCCTATCGGCGCGAGATCGCCCACATGGCCGCGATCGCCCCGGGTCGGACCGTGACCTCGGTGTTCTTCGGCGGCGGCACGCCCTCGCTGATGGCACCCGCCACGGTCGGCGCGGTGCTGGAGGCCATCGCCGGCGCCTGGACGGTAGCGCCCGGGGCCGAGGTGACGCTGGAGGCCAACCCGACCAGCGTCGAGGCCGAGCGGTTCCGCGGCTACCGCGCCGCCGGCGTCAACCGCGTGTCGCTCGGCGTGCAGGCGATGAACGACACGGACCTGAAGAAGCTCGGCCGCATGCACACCGTCGCCGAGGCGATGGCGGCGGTCGACATCGCAGCGCGATCCTTCGAGCGCTATTCCTTCGACCTGATCTATGCCCGCCCCGACCAGACGCCGGCCGACTGGAGCGCCGAGCTCGACGCCGCCATCGCCCGGGCGGCCGAGCATCTCTCGCTCTACCAGCTCACCATCGAGCCCGACACGGTCTACGAGCGGCTGGTGGCGGCCGGCAAGCTGATCCCGATGCCCGACGAGGAGGCGCGCGTGCTGTTCGACGTGACGCGCGAGACCTGCGAGAAGCGCGGCCTGCCCGCCTACGAGATCTCCAACCATGCCCGGCCAGGGGCGGAATCGCGCCACAACCTGGTCTATTGGCGCTATGGCGAATATGCCGGCATCGGCCCGGGCGCCCATGGCCGGCTGGTCGACCCCGACGGCCAGCGCCTGGCGCTCGCCGCCGAGCGCCAGCCGGAGATGTGGCTGACGACGGTGGAGATGGAGGGCCATGGCCTGGTCGAGACCCAGCCGCTCGGCGCCGAGGAGCAGGGCGACGAGTATCTGCTCATGGGCCTCAGGCTCAACGAGGGCATCGACGTCGAGCGCTTCCGCGCCCTGCGCGGCCGGCCGATCGACGCCGAGCGCATCCGCTCGCTGACGGAGGAAGGCCTGATCGAGCGCGTCGGCAACCGGGTGCGGGTGACGCGCGACGGCTTCGCGCTGCTGGATGCGGTGGTGGCGGACCTGGCGGCTTAG
- a CDS encoding metallophosphoesterase family protein — MAEPIAFPEPPRMPAGTSIVAFGDVHGRLDLLEPILRRIETRAAQTPDRRHVVVSLGDIVDRGPDSAGVVERLLRGVAGCELVVLKGNHEQVMLDFWAGTPESWSWLTWGGLETLASYGIAVDAAPRGEAGVAALRRAFREHLPQVHLDFFRRLPLSVSFGDYFFVHAGARPGVPLAGQSEHDLLWIREELHLSGYRFEKKIVHGHTPVREPEFRRNRINLDTGAFATGRLTAALFEDDRVSLL, encoded by the coding sequence ATGGCCGAGCCGATCGCCTTTCCCGAACCGCCCCGGATGCCCGCCGGCACCAGCATCGTCGCCTTCGGCGACGTGCACGGGCGCCTCGACCTGCTCGAGCCGATCCTGCGCCGGATCGAGACACGGGCCGCGCAAACCCCCGACCGCCGGCACGTCGTGGTTTCGCTCGGCGACATCGTTGACCGCGGCCCGGATTCGGCCGGCGTCGTCGAAAGGCTGCTGCGCGGCGTGGCGGGCTGCGAGCTGGTGGTGCTGAAGGGCAACCACGAGCAGGTGATGCTCGATTTCTGGGCCGGCACGCCGGAGTCCTGGAGCTGGCTCACCTGGGGCGGGCTGGAGACGTTGGCGAGCTACGGCATCGCCGTCGACGCCGCGCCGCGGGGCGAAGCCGGCGTGGCGGCGCTTCGGCGCGCCTTCCGCGAGCACTTGCCGCAGGTTCATCTCGATTTCTTCCGGCGCCTGCCGCTCAGCGTCAGCTTCGGCGACTATTTCTTCGTCCATGCCGGAGCCCGGCCGGGCGTGCCGCTCGCCGGGCAGAGCGAGCACGACCTCCTGTGGATCCGCGAGGAGCTGCACCTGTCCGGCTATCGCTTCGAGAAGAAGATCGTGCACGGCCACACACCCGTGCGCGAGCCGGAGTTCCGGCGCAACCGCATCAACCTCGACACCGGCGCCTTCGCCACCGGCCGCCTGACCGCCGCCCTGTTCGAGGACGACCGGGTCTCGCTGCTGTAG
- a CDS encoding HNH endonuclease, which yields MTAHVSPSVFHPPVSPEACPALVLNADYRPLSYYPLSLWSWQDAIKAVFLDRVNIVSEYDRTVRSPTFELRLPSVVSLKTYVKPSRNPAFTRFNVFLRDRFTCQYCGAREDLTFDHVVPRSRGGQTTWENVVAACSPCNLRKGGAMPAEINMHPHQRPFAPTLNDLHMNGRQFPPNYLHDSWLDYLYWDTELEP from the coding sequence GTGACGGCGCATGTGTCGCCTTCCGTGTTCCATCCGCCAGTGTCTCCCGAGGCGTGCCCCGCTCTCGTGCTCAATGCCGATTATCGGCCGCTCTCCTATTATCCGCTGTCTCTCTGGTCCTGGCAGGACGCGATCAAGGCGGTGTTCCTCGACCGGGTGAACATCGTCTCCGAGTACGACCGCACGGTGCGCAGCCCGACCTTCGAGCTGCGCCTGCCTTCGGTCGTGTCGCTGAAGACCTATGTGAAGCCCTCGCGCAACCCGGCCTTCACCCGGTTCAACGTGTTCCTGCGCGACCGCTTCACCTGCCAGTACTGCGGCGCCCGGGAGGATCTGACCTTCGACCACGTGGTCCCGCGCTCGCGCGGCGGCCAGACCACCTGGGAGAACGTCGTCGCCGCCTGCTCGCCCTGCAACCTGCGCAAGGGCGGGGCGATGCCGGCCGAGATCAACATGCATCCGCACCAGCGCCCCTTCGCGCCGACGCTGAACGACCTGCACATGAACGGCCGGCAGTTTCCGCCGAACTACCTGCACGACAGCTGGCTCGACTATCTCTACTGGGATACCGAGCTGGAGCCCTGA
- the rhuM gene encoding RhuM family protein, which yields MSDDEIEPIRLIEDAETGDRFLVYGTEKGLRLDIRYEGDTLWMTQAQIGQLFGRDVSTISRHIANVLEEGELDESSSLQKAQTTSGRPSVLYNLDMIISVGYRVSSAQATMFRRWATSILVQFAKKGFVVDARRLKQPENSDRIAELREIIRDIRSDEANVYRELRRICSMCQDYDGTTEAAREFYQRAQAKLVYAVTSHTPSEIVATRADYQSENMGLKVWQGDNVRKSDVSTSKNYMVESEIKELNRLTTILLDIFEDQLDVGRLVLMSDAAKLLDQQLRHLGRAILRSGGSIKAADAKRIAEEQYQKFDQRRKLLSQEDADERIAEIVKEAKGLPKTPRR from the coding sequence ATGAGCGACGACGAAATCGAACCTATCCGCCTGATCGAAGACGCGGAAACAGGCGATCGGTTTCTCGTCTACGGAACCGAAAAGGGCCTGCGGCTGGACATTCGCTACGAGGGGGACACCCTTTGGATGACCCAGGCGCAGATCGGCCAGCTCTTTGGGAGAGACGTATCCACTATCTCTCGCCACATAGCCAATGTGCTGGAGGAGGGTGAACTCGACGAATCGAGTTCTTTGCAAAAAGCGCAAACAACCAGCGGTAGGCCATCGGTTCTTTACAACCTCGATATGATCATTTCCGTCGGCTATCGAGTGTCGTCGGCGCAAGCGACCATGTTTCGCCGGTGGGCAACCAGCATCCTGGTCCAGTTCGCGAAGAAGGGGTTCGTTGTAGACGCCCGCCGCCTCAAGCAGCCGGAGAATTCGGACAGGATTGCCGAGCTCCGGGAAATCATCCGTGACATCCGTTCGGATGAAGCAAATGTTTATCGCGAGTTACGTAGAATCTGTTCAATGTGTCAAGACTACGATGGGACGACGGAAGCGGCACGAGAATTTTACCAACGGGCGCAAGCCAAACTTGTCTATGCCGTCACCTCGCACACACCGTCCGAGATAGTCGCAACTCGCGCCGACTATCAATCTGAAAATATGGGATTGAAAGTATGGCAAGGTGACAACGTTCGTAAATCCGACGTCTCGACATCAAAGAATTATATGGTTGAATCTGAAATAAAAGAATTAAACAGACTAACGACAATATTGCTGGATATATTTGAAGATCAACTTGACGTCGGCAGGCTGGTTCTGATGAGCGATGCCGCGAAGCTCCTCGACCAGCAGCTTCGTCATCTTGGACGGGCGATCTTGCGATCCGGCGGTTCGATAAAAGCCGCTGACGCCAAGCGAATCGCGGAAGAGCAATATCAGAAGTTCGATCAACGTCGAAAGCTGCTATCGCAAGAGGATGCGGACGAACGTATTGCTGAAATTGTAAAAGAGGCCAAAGGCCTGCCGAAAACGCCTCGTCGTTGA
- a CDS encoding gamma-glutamylcyclotransferase: MTLPETTDTPADAAEDFWVFGYGSLMWRPGFEHEERVLATLHGLHRALCIWSHVHRGTPERPGLVLGLDRGGSCRGVAFRIAGRSRAQTLAYLREREQATSVYLEAVHEARLDDGRRVRALAYRADRRHPQYCGRLPPQTLLALVRQGVGISGANPDYVLATHDHLVELGIHDATLDWLARQLR, translated from the coding sequence GTGACCCTGCCCGAGACGACAGACACGCCAGCCGATGCGGCCGAGGACTTCTGGGTGTTCGGCTACGGCTCGCTGATGTGGCGGCCGGGCTTCGAGCACGAGGAGCGGGTGCTCGCCACCCTGCACGGGCTCCATCGGGCGCTGTGCATCTGGTCGCACGTGCATCGCGGCACGCCGGAGAGGCCCGGCCTGGTGCTCGGCCTCGACCGCGGCGGCAGCTGCCGCGGCGTCGCCTTCCGCATCGCCGGACGGAGCCGGGCGCAGACGCTGGCCTACCTGCGCGAGCGCGAGCAGGCGACCTCGGTCTATCTCGAAGCGGTGCACGAGGCGCGCCTCGACGACGGGCGCCGAGTGCGAGCCCTCGCCTACCGCGCCGACCGGCGCCATCCGCAATATTGCGGCCGCCTGCCGCCGCAGACGCTGCTGGCGCTGGTGCGCCAGGGCGTCGGCATCTCCGGCGCCAATCCCGACTATGTGCTGGCGACGCACGACCATCTCGTCGAGCTCGGCATCCACGACGCCACGCTCGACTGGCTGGCGCGCCAGCTGCGGTAG
- a CDS encoding N-formylglutamate amidohydrolase, translated as MAEPETTSVADNELDPAFDLAEPPALTSPLFFNSPHSGRIYPKAFLRASRLDATTLRRSEDAFVDQLLEGVARTGTPLMSARFPRAYLDVNREPYELDPRMFEGRLPNFVNTRSLRVAGGLGTIARVVGEAQEIYAARLPVDEALGRIEELYKPYHRTLRRMLNKIHRQFGAALLVDCHSMPSSSLARDERPRADIVLGDRYGTSCGAAIMDCADLTLRGLGYGVARNKPYAGGFITEHYGNPSAGFHVIQVEINRALYMDERQFGLLPSFGRLAQDLLALRDALAALPFGGLESFSAAAE; from the coding sequence ATGGCGGAGCCTGAGACGACGTCGGTGGCCGATAACGAACTGGACCCTGCTTTCGACCTCGCCGAGCCGCCGGCGCTGACCAGCCCGCTGTTCTTCAACTCGCCCCATTCCGGGCGGATCTATCCCAAGGCCTTCCTGCGCGCCTCCCGCCTCGACGCCACGACGCTTCGCCGCTCGGAGGACGCCTTCGTCGACCAGCTCCTGGAAGGCGTGGCGCGCACGGGCACGCCGCTGATGTCGGCGCGCTTCCCGCGCGCCTATCTCGACGTCAACCGCGAGCCCTACGAGCTCGACCCGCGCATGTTCGAGGGCCGGCTGCCGAACTTCGTCAACACCCGTTCGCTGCGCGTCGCCGGCGGGCTCGGCACCATCGCGCGGGTGGTCGGAGAAGCGCAGGAGATCTATGCCGCGCGCCTGCCGGTGGACGAGGCGCTCGGCCGGATCGAGGAGCTCTACAAGCCCTATCACCGCACGCTGCGGCGGATGCTGAACAAGATCCACCGCCAGTTCGGCGCCGCGCTCCTGGTCGACTGCCATTCCATGCCGTCCTCGAGCCTGGCCCGGGACGAGCGCCCGCGGGCCGACATCGTGCTGGGCGACCGCTACGGCACCAGCTGCGGCGCGGCGATCATGGACTGCGCCGACCTCACCCTGCGCGGCCTCGGCTATGGCGTGGCGCGCAACAAGCCCTATGCCGGCGGCTTTATCACCGAGCACTACGGCAACCCGTCCGCCGGCTTCCACGTCATCCAGGTCGAGATCAACCGGGCGCTCTACATGGACGAGCGGCAGTTCGGGCTGCTGCCGAGCTTCGGCCGCCTGGCGCAGGACCTCCTGGCCCTGCGCGACGCGCTGGCCGCCCTGCCCTTCGGCGGGCTCGAGAGCTTCAGCGCAGCCGCCGAGTGA